From the Leptotrichia sp. oral taxon 221 genome, one window contains:
- a CDS encoding EndoU domain-containing protein produces the protein MRNMNVSKVLKMMLAIIIVLFAAKFYTDKGAVKNELIAAASGTSSKKVEKEKALEEAQNSKDEDGKTSKKAKNSQDKFDKSKKNQGTTGDRKYNIDYDHVLGGDINYKSGKVTGGHTLLKGDVRIVKKYGKPSKSGVYKASIEVKTPDGNWQAKTSNGGINTMFPEDWDEARVIDEINSAWENRKDLKGRDSNMWQGISKSGVLIRGYKSPRITAYPVFEGDR, from the coding sequence ATGAGAAATATGAATGTATCAAAAGTTTTAAAAATGATGTTAGCTATAATTATTGTCTTGTTTGCGGCTAAATTTTACACGGATAAAGGTGCTGTGAAAAATGAATTGATTGCGGCGGCAAGTGGGACTAGCAGTAAAAAAGTTGAGAAAGAGAAAGCTTTGGAAGAGGCTCAAAATTCGAAAGATGAAGATGGAAAAACATCAAAGAAAGCTAAAAATTCACAAGATAAATTTGATAAGTCCAAGAAAAATCAAGGAACGACAGGCGATAGGAAGTATAATATTGATTATGACCATGTGTTAGGTGGAGATATAAATTATAAGTCTGGGAAAGTGACTGGAGGGCATACGTTACTAAAAGGCGATGTGAGAATTGTGAAAAAATATGGAAAACCTTCAAAAAGTGGTGTCTATAAAGCGAGTATTGAAGTGAAAACTCCAGATGGAAATTGGCAAGCAAAAACTAGTAATGGTGGCATAAATACGATGTTTCCAGAAGATTGGGATGAAGCGAGAGTTATTGATGAGATAAATTCTGCTTGGGAAAACAGAAAAGATCTAAAAGGAAGAGATTCGAATATGTGGCAAGGAATTAGTAAAAGTGGAGTTTTGATTCGTGGATATAAATCGCCTAGAATTACGGCTTATCCAGTATTTGAAGGTGATAGATAA
- a CDS encoding ATPase, which translates to MGNNEILNRFENEIELGKESASYLFYGDKRVDLLSYALEFSKIVMTKDMVDPLEIKREKTLIDRLQHPDIEVINQHNENIKIDEVREIIFSSVESTFNSRKKIFILCGIENLRKESSNALLKILEEPPKDVYFILLSRSLNIIPTIKSRTIKFHLKSPSNEDLGVSKEIYYFFGGDEKDIKEFKEKGIALEEYENRVETIDDVLYYFIEMKKFLSSKKNGENEGNKIENSLNLVVGYNKSIDFLCKKIRFFDTEEVYFLINEIIEEFKDEKEILLDLLSKIVVNSRNILDSEELKKLINLKNSIRNNVNIRSILFNFFDICANG; encoded by the coding sequence ATGGGAAATAATGAAATATTAAATAGATTTGAAAATGAAATAGAATTAGGAAAAGAAAGTGCAAGTTACCTTTTTTATGGAGATAAAAGAGTTGACTTGCTCTCTTATGCTTTGGAATTTTCGAAAATTGTTATGACGAAGGATATGGTTGATCCGCTTGAAATTAAAAGGGAAAAAACTTTAATAGATAGACTGCAACATCCTGATATTGAAGTGATCAATCAGCATAATGAAAATATTAAAATTGATGAAGTGCGGGAAATTATTTTTTCTTCAGTGGAGTCAACTTTTAATTCGAGAAAAAAAATATTTATTTTATGTGGGATAGAAAATTTGAGAAAAGAATCTTCAAACGCATTATTAAAAATTTTAGAAGAACCACCTAAAGATGTCTATTTCATTTTGTTATCGAGAAGTTTGAATATTATTCCAACGATAAAATCTCGAACGATAAAATTTCATTTAAAAAGTCCATCAAATGAAGATTTGGGAGTTAGTAAAGAGATTTACTATTTTTTTGGTGGAGATGAAAAGGATATAAAGGAATTTAAAGAAAAAGGGATTGCGCTGGAAGAATATGAGAACAGAGTTGAAACGATAGATGATGTTCTTTATTATTTTATTGAAATGAAAAAATTTTTGAGCTCTAAAAAAAATGGGGAAAATGAAGGGAACAAAATTGAAAATTCGTTGAATTTAGTTGTAGGATACAACAAAAGTATAGATTTTTTATGTAAAAAAATTCGTTTTTTCGATACGGAAGAGGTCTATTTTTTGATAAATGAAATAATTGAAGAATTTAAAGATGAGAAGGAAATTCTTTTGGATTTGTTGTCAAAAATAGTAGTTAATTCTAGAAATATTTTAGATAGCGAAGAGTTAAAAAAGTTGATTAATTTGAAGAATAGCATACGGAATAATGTAAATATTCGAAGTATTTTATTCAATTTTTTTGATATTTGTGCAAATGGTTAA